The following proteins come from a genomic window of Microbacterium sp. SY138:
- the glpX gene encoding class II fructose-bisphosphatase, with translation MVSLTADLSPLRPDRNLAMELVRATEAAAIRAVPFIGRGAKEAADGAAVDAMRAFLGTVDFQGRVVIGEGEKDNAPMLFNGEVVGTGRGPLCDIAVDPIDGTSLTAAGRQNALSVIAVSDRGTMLDASTVFYMDKLVTGPAGVGVVDIRLPIGENIRKLAGALDKPVDEIVVSVLNRPRHEQLIQEIRDAGAGTRLMSDGDVAGGINAARHDARTDMCVGVGGSPEGIVTACAIKALGGHIQGRLWPRDDDERQRGIDAGLDMDKVYEADDLVQGNNTIFVATGVTDGQLVAGVRRERGYVYTESVVLRGASGTLRRIASEHLVSKWL, from the coding sequence ATGGTGAGTCTGACAGCGGATCTGAGCCCTCTTCGTCCCGACCGTAACCTCGCGATGGAGCTGGTGCGTGCGACGGAGGCCGCGGCGATCCGCGCGGTGCCGTTCATCGGCCGCGGTGCCAAGGAGGCGGCGGACGGTGCGGCTGTCGATGCCATGCGCGCCTTCCTCGGCACGGTCGACTTCCAGGGCCGCGTCGTCATCGGCGAGGGGGAGAAGGACAACGCCCCGATGCTCTTCAACGGCGAGGTGGTGGGCACGGGCCGCGGACCTCTGTGCGACATCGCGGTCGACCCCATCGACGGAACCTCTCTCACGGCCGCCGGTCGGCAGAACGCCCTCTCCGTGATCGCCGTCTCGGATCGTGGCACGATGCTCGACGCATCGACCGTCTTCTACATGGACAAGCTCGTCACGGGCCCGGCAGGTGTCGGGGTCGTCGATATCCGTCTGCCGATCGGTGAGAACATCCGCAAGCTCGCGGGTGCGCTGGACAAGCCGGTCGACGAGATCGTCGTCTCGGTGCTGAACCGCCCGCGTCACGAGCAGCTGATCCAGGAGATCCGCGACGCCGGCGCCGGCACCCGTCTGATGAGCGACGGTGATGTCGCCGGTGGCATCAACGCCGCCCGTCACGATGCGCGCACCGACATGTGCGTCGGGGTCGGCGGCAGTCCGGAGGGCATCGTCACGGCGTGTGCGATCAAGGCTCTCGGCGGGCACATCCAGGGTCGCCTCTGGCCCCGCGACGATGACGAGCGTCAGCGCGGCATCGACGCCGGACTCGACATGGACAAGGTCTACGAGGCGGATGACCTGGTGCAGGGGAACAACACGATCTTCGTCGCGACCGGTGTCACCGACGGGCAGCTCGTCGCCGGCGTCCGTCGCGAACGCGGCTACGTCTACACCGAGAGCGTCGTGCTCCGCGGGGCATCCGGAACCCTTCGGCGCATCGCATCGGAGCACCTCGTCTCGAAGTGGCTCTGA
- the fbaA gene encoding class II fructose-bisphosphate aldolase: MPVATPDQYAEMLDRAKAGGFAYPAFNVSSSQTINSVLQGLTEAGSDGIIQVTTGGADYFAGHTVKARATGALAFARFATEVAKNYPITVALHTDHCPKDALAGFVEPLIAASEEEVKAGRNPIFQSHMWDGSAVPLAENIEIAKDLLPRMKNINAILEVEIGVVGGEEDGVQHEGSNEALYTTFADVDQAVQALGLGEQGRYIAALTFGNVHGVYKPGGVKLRPELLGEIQAEVAAKYNTGAKPLDLVFHGGSGSTDEEIALAVANGVIKMNIDTDTQYAYTRAIADYMFKNYDGVLKVDGEVGNKKQYDPRAWGKIAESAMAARVVESTRQLGSYGQSQS; encoded by the coding sequence ATGCCCGTCGCCACCCCGGATCAGTACGCCGAAATGCTCGACCGCGCGAAGGCCGGCGGCTTCGCGTACCCCGCATTCAACGTCTCCAGCTCGCAGACGATCAACTCCGTCCTCCAGGGGCTGACCGAAGCCGGCTCCGACGGCATCATCCAGGTCACCACGGGTGGAGCCGACTACTTCGCCGGCCACACGGTGAAGGCCCGCGCCACGGGCGCCCTCGCGTTCGCCCGCTTCGCCACCGAGGTCGCGAAGAACTACCCGATCACCGTCGCACTGCACACGGATCACTGCCCGAAGGATGCGCTGGCGGGCTTCGTCGAGCCGCTCATCGCCGCGTCCGAAGAAGAGGTCAAGGCCGGTCGCAACCCGATCTTCCAGTCCCACATGTGGGACGGCTCGGCAGTTCCCCTCGCGGAGAACATCGAGATCGCGAAGGACCTGCTCCCCCGCATGAAGAACATCAACGCCATCCTCGAGGTCGAGATCGGCGTCGTCGGCGGCGAAGAGGACGGCGTGCAGCACGAAGGCTCGAACGAAGCCCTCTACACGACCTTCGCCGATGTCGACCAGGCCGTCCAGGCACTGGGCCTCGGCGAGCAGGGCCGCTACATCGCCGCCCTCACCTTCGGCAACGTGCACGGCGTGTACAAGCCCGGTGGAGTGAAGCTGCGCCCGGAGCTCCTCGGCGAGATCCAGGCCGAGGTCGCCGCCAAGTACAACACCGGCGCCAAGCCGCTCGACCTGGTGTTCCACGGCGGATCGGGTTCCACCGATGAGGAGATCGCCCTCGCGGTCGCCAACGGCGTGATCAAGATGAACATCGACACCGACACGCAGTACGCCTACACGCGTGCGATCGCCGACTACATGTTCAAGAACTACGACGGCGTCCTCAAGGTCGACGGCGAGGTCGGGAACAAGAAGCAGTACGACCCGCGCGCCTGGGGAAAGATCGCCGAGTCGGCGATGGCTGCCCGCGTGGTCGAGTCGACCCGTCAGCTCGGCTCGTACGGCCAGTCCCAGAGCTGA
- a CDS encoding DUF6264 family protein has product MSEERPRYGEIATPEEQRRAAGLPPLEDVVIAPPTTPLPPAPQAGPSTSDPATKRSHPLDRFATIAMLAYGLINIVVTGLSYLDLPTVMNQTMKVLGIEGEFTNFAQGKTWGTIAAIVLAVGWSVTAALSIRRLRRGRITWWLPIVGAIITMGVVSICIAVPMMSDPAFVAHLEQMTAP; this is encoded by the coding sequence ATGAGTGAAGAACGGCCCCGGTACGGCGAAATCGCGACTCCCGAGGAGCAGCGACGAGCGGCCGGTCTGCCGCCGCTCGAAGACGTGGTGATCGCACCGCCCACGACGCCCCTGCCGCCTGCTCCACAGGCAGGTCCTTCGACGAGTGATCCCGCGACGAAGCGATCGCACCCTCTCGATCGTTTTGCGACGATCGCGATGCTCGCCTACGGGCTGATCAACATCGTCGTCACCGGTCTGTCCTACCTCGACCTGCCCACGGTCATGAACCAGACGATGAAGGTCCTCGGCATCGAAGGGGAGTTCACGAACTTCGCGCAGGGGAAGACCTGGGGGACGATCGCCGCGATCGTGCTCGCGGTCGGATGGTCTGTCACCGCCGCGCTCTCGATCCGTCGCCTGCGTCGAGGACGGATCACCTGGTGGCTCCCGATCGTCGGCGCAATCATCACGATGGGCGTGGTGTCGATCTGCATCGCGGTGCCGATGATGAGCGATCCGGCGTTCGTCGCCCACCTCGAGCAGATGACGGCTCCCTGA
- a CDS encoding IclR family transcriptional regulator, which yields MNAAEAEPTLIGSVQRALRLVDIVANSPRPLPPKMLAAITGLTPGTTYNLVRTLVHEGYLASEPDGVVLGARFPSFQEQISSRGVFLARVRAALREVTEDVGATAYLSRFDDGEMHLVDIVDAVRNPRIELWVGLQSSAHATALGKQILAALPEADRLDYLSRHRLPELTPRTITDRRALLTQLDRSPGWAIDREEYAIGATCVAVPVIAPGITASLAISLPADRAVVDRTLVSALQQTARKLSLQLGADALDEGSSGAEFTI from the coding sequence GTGAACGCCGCGGAGGCGGAGCCCACCCTCATCGGGTCGGTGCAACGCGCTCTGCGGCTGGTCGACATCGTGGCCAACTCTCCTCGTCCTCTTCCGCCCAAGATGCTCGCGGCGATCACCGGTCTGACCCCGGGCACCACCTACAACCTGGTGCGCACGCTCGTGCACGAGGGGTATCTCGCGTCGGAACCCGACGGGGTCGTGCTCGGCGCCCGGTTTCCGTCTTTCCAGGAGCAGATCAGCTCGCGGGGCGTGTTCCTCGCCCGCGTGCGCGCGGCGCTCCGCGAGGTGACGGAAGACGTGGGTGCCACGGCCTATCTCTCACGCTTCGACGACGGGGAGATGCACCTGGTCGATATCGTCGACGCGGTCCGCAACCCCCGCATCGAACTATGGGTGGGGCTACAGTCGAGCGCCCACGCGACGGCGTTGGGGAAGCAGATCCTCGCAGCCCTGCCGGAAGCCGATCGCCTGGACTACCTCTCGAGGCACCGTCTGCCGGAACTCACCCCGCGGACGATCACCGACCGCAGGGCGCTGCTCACTCAGCTGGACCGCTCGCCGGGCTGGGCGATCGATCGGGAGGAATACGCCATCGGCGCCACCTGCGTCGCCGTGCCGGTCATCGCGCCGGGGATCACCGCGTCCCTGGCGATATCGCTGCCGGCGGATCGGGCCGTCGTGGATCGCACGCTCGTCTCGGCTCTACAGCAGACCGCGCGGAAGCTCTCGCTGCAGTTGGGGGCGGATGCGCTGGACGAGGGGAGCTCCGGAGCGGAGTTCACTATCTGA
- a CDS encoding 4-hydroxy-3-methylbut-2-enyl diphosphate reductase, producing MTSTAVHLPVPRLPRVRAAAGRLQDNPVAGHKRVLLAAPRGYCAGVDRAVVAVEKALERYGAPVYVRKQIVHNIHVVTELEEKGAIFVEEVDEVPEGAHVVFSAHGVSPAVVNAAADRGLHAIDATCPLVTKVHREAVRFARDDFEILLIGHDGHEEVEGTAGEAPEHVTVVNSPEEADTVVVKDPNKVVWLSQTTLSVDETMETVNRLRTRFPELQNPPSDDICYATQNRQVAIKKVAAGADLVIVVGSSNSSNSVRLVEVALEYGAKAAYRVDYAEEIQQEWLDGVETVGVTSGASVPEVLVREVLDAIGDAGYRDVEEVKTAEEDLMFSLPKELRQDAAGQRDARALGGRASGGGA from the coding sequence GTGACTTCGACTGCCGTTCATCTCCCCGTGCCCCGCCTTCCACGAGTGCGTGCGGCGGCCGGGCGGCTTCAGGATAACCCGGTGGCCGGACACAAGCGCGTTCTGCTCGCCGCACCGCGCGGCTATTGCGCCGGCGTCGACCGCGCTGTGGTCGCCGTCGAGAAGGCCCTCGAGCGCTATGGCGCTCCGGTCTACGTGCGCAAGCAGATCGTGCACAACATCCATGTCGTGACGGAGCTCGAGGAGAAGGGCGCGATCTTCGTCGAAGAGGTCGACGAGGTCCCCGAGGGCGCTCACGTGGTCTTCAGCGCTCATGGCGTCTCGCCGGCGGTCGTGAACGCGGCCGCCGATCGCGGACTCCACGCGATCGACGCGACGTGCCCGCTGGTCACGAAGGTGCATCGCGAGGCCGTGCGTTTCGCCCGGGACGACTTCGAGATCCTGCTCATCGGCCACGACGGCCACGAAGAGGTCGAGGGAACGGCCGGTGAGGCTCCCGAGCATGTGACGGTCGTGAACTCTCCGGAAGAGGCCGACACGGTCGTCGTGAAGGATCCGAACAAGGTCGTCTGGCTCTCGCAGACCACGCTCTCGGTCGACGAGACGATGGAGACCGTCAACCGCCTGCGCACTCGTTTCCCCGAGTTGCAGAACCCGCCGTCCGACGACATCTGCTACGCCACGCAGAACCGCCAGGTGGCGATCAAGAAGGTCGCCGCCGGTGCGGATCTCGTGATCGTCGTGGGCTCGTCGAACTCGTCCAACAGTGTGCGCCTCGTCGAGGTCGCGCTCGAGTACGGGGCGAAGGCCGCTTATCGCGTCGACTACGCCGAGGAGATCCAGCAGGAGTGGCTCGACGGCGTCGAGACCGTCGGCGTGACCAGCGGCGCCTCGGTGCCCGAGGTCCTGGTGCGCGAGGTGCTCGACGCGATCGGCGACGCCGGTTACCGCGACGTCGAAGAGGTGAAGACGGCAGAGGAGGACCTCATGTTCTCCTTGCCCAAGGAACTGCGTCAGGACGCTGCGGGACAGCGCGACGCGCGGGCACTCGGCGGTCGTGCATCAGGAGGAGGCGCGTAG
- the xseA gene encoding exodeoxyribonuclease VII large subunit, translated as MTVFEATTGQGETPPADSVAPRDSTADAPTSVTRLNATIRDFIARWNTVWVEGEITSWNVRAGNVFARLKDTRSDAQISIRVWSSVRGRIPSDIGVGDHVVAAVKADYFVKAGDFSFAVSAMKHVGLGDQLERLEKLRVQLRQEGLFDPARKRRLPFLPHVIGLITGERSDAEKDVHRNAELRWPQVRFRTEYAAVQGDRCVPDTLAALARLDADPEVDVIIIARGGGDPQTLLGFSDEKLVRAVAAVSTPVVSAIGHENDHPLLDDVADLRASTPTDAAKRVVPDVGEQRALIAQLRSRATTRLTQRLTHDISQLEQLRSRPVLRSPAPIIDARAQEIWLLLGRGRDAVNRQLDDAGRRTGELRASLRALSPAATLARGYAIAHLDGGVILRDAADAPAGSALTITLDRGSLSARSEGEIAEDA; from the coding sequence ATGACAGTCTTCGAAGCGACGACGGGCCAGGGCGAGACCCCTCCGGCCGATTCCGTCGCACCCCGCGACTCGACCGCTGACGCCCCCACCTCGGTCACGCGTCTGAATGCGACCATCCGCGACTTCATCGCCCGGTGGAACACCGTCTGGGTCGAGGGCGAGATCACCTCCTGGAACGTCCGCGCCGGCAACGTGTTCGCGCGACTGAAGGACACCCGCTCCGATGCGCAGATCTCCATCCGGGTGTGGTCGAGCGTGCGCGGACGCATCCCGTCCGACATCGGCGTCGGTGATCACGTCGTCGCCGCAGTGAAGGCCGACTACTTCGTCAAGGCCGGCGACTTCAGCTTCGCGGTCTCCGCGATGAAGCACGTCGGGCTCGGCGACCAGCTCGAGCGGCTCGAGAAGCTCCGCGTGCAGCTGCGGCAGGAGGGTCTGTTCGACCCGGCCAGGAAGAGGCGCCTGCCGTTCCTCCCGCACGTGATCGGTCTGATCACCGGTGAGCGGTCCGACGCCGAGAAGGATGTCCACCGCAATGCCGAACTGCGCTGGCCGCAGGTGCGCTTCCGCACCGAGTACGCCGCTGTGCAGGGCGACCGCTGCGTTCCCGACACGCTCGCGGCCCTCGCTCGACTCGACGCCGACCCCGAGGTCGACGTGATCATCATCGCCCGCGGCGGCGGCGACCCGCAGACGCTGCTCGGCTTCAGCGACGAGAAGCTGGTGCGAGCGGTCGCCGCGGTCTCCACCCCGGTGGTGAGTGCGATCGGGCACGAGAACGACCACCCGCTGCTCGACGACGTGGCCGATCTGCGCGCCTCGACCCCGACCGACGCCGCGAAACGCGTCGTGCCCGACGTCGGCGAACAGCGTGCGCTCATCGCCCAGCTGCGTTCCCGCGCCACCACGCGGCTGACGCAGCGACTCACCCACGACATCTCGCAGCTGGAGCAATTGCGCTCGCGCCCCGTGCTGCGCTCGCCCGCGCCGATCATCGACGCCCGCGCCCAGGAGATCTGGCTGCTGCTCGGACGTGGACGAGACGCCGTGAACCGACAGCTCGACGACGCCGGCCGCCGCACCGGCGAGCTCCGCGCGTCGCTGCGCGCGCTCTCCCCCGCGGCGACGCTGGCCCGGGGCTATGCCATCGCCCATCTCGACGGCGGCGTGATCCTGCGTGACGCCGCCGACGCGCCGGCCGGGAGCGCGCTCACGATCACCCTCGATCGGGGCTCGTTGAGCGCCCGCTCGGAGGGTGAGATCGCGGAAGACGCCTGA
- a CDS encoding exodeoxyribonuclease VII small subunit: MSALNDTPVDTLSFEAARDELVKVVAELEQGSPTLEHSLALWERGEALAARCEEWLLGAKRRLDAARAAASDAETPAGDS; the protein is encoded by the coding sequence GTGAGCGCCCTGAACGACACCCCTGTGGACACGCTGTCGTTCGAGGCGGCCCGTGACGAGCTGGTCAAGGTCGTGGCCGAACTCGAGCAGGGTTCCCCGACGCTCGAGCACTCCCTCGCCCTCTGGGAACGCGGTGAGGCTCTCGCCGCCCGCTGCGAGGAGTGGCTGCTGGGGGCCAAGCGCCGCCTGGATGCCGCCCGCGCCGCGGCTTCCGACGCCGAGACCCCGGCGGGAGATTCATGA
- a CDS encoding DUF4245 family protein, producing the protein MSKQPPIIAELGRPETPDETAARKAASSKAYRSSQTVRNLVAALLVTLAVVAVIIFAVPRGAPVEQKPLDVAAVAEGVESSMDRPVLIPELGDFWRANGAEMQGGATVVWEVTLAPKSDKERGFIKVAQAFDADSSWAPQRLNGIAPTDTVRIGGLDWDVYKPGSAESNANVTYAIGTQAGDDYILLYGSRSADSTAELAESLIPQIRTISEAS; encoded by the coding sequence ATGAGCAAGCAGCCCCCGATCATCGCCGAACTCGGCCGCCCCGAGACTCCGGACGAGACCGCCGCACGCAAGGCCGCATCCAGCAAGGCCTACCGATCGAGCCAGACGGTGCGCAACCTCGTCGCCGCGCTGCTGGTCACTCTCGCCGTGGTCGCCGTCATCATCTTCGCCGTGCCTCGCGGCGCCCCCGTCGAGCAGAAGCCCCTCGACGTCGCCGCGGTCGCCGAAGGTGTGGAGTCCTCGATGGACCGCCCTGTCCTCATCCCCGAGCTCGGCGACTTCTGGCGTGCGAACGGTGCAGAGATGCAGGGTGGAGCCACCGTGGTGTGGGAGGTCACCCTCGCTCCCAAGTCCGACAAGGAACGTGGTTTCATCAAGGTCGCGCAAGCGTTCGACGCCGATTCCTCCTGGGCACCGCAGCGCCTGAACGGCATTGCCCCCACCGACACGGTGCGCATCGGCGGACTCGACTGGGACGTCTACAAGCCGGGCAGCGCCGAATCCAACGCGAACGTCACCTACGCCATCGGCACCCAGGCCGGCGACGACTACATCCTGCTCTACGGATCGCGGTCGGCGGATTCGACCGCTGAGCTCGCCGAGTCGCTCATTCCGCAGATCCGCACCATCTCGGAGGCTTCATGA
- a CDS encoding carbonic anhydrase, which translates to MTHPLTPTAAWKQMQDGNRRFVQDEPRHPNQDVARRKDLTAAQHPVATLFGCSDSRLAAEIIFDLGLGDLFVVRNAGQVIGESIVASLEYAVAVLEVPLIVVLAHDSCGAVRAAIEGTAIDAAPLPPHIWKLIAPIVPAARKVLAENGGTTVAEIDSELVGIEHLRNTVSDLLQSSEIISDAVSAGRLGIVGANYRLAEGTAVPVITVGIDADGVTTEGTDPATEEGSE; encoded by the coding sequence ATGACGCACCCGCTGACCCCCACCGCCGCCTGGAAGCAGATGCAGGACGGCAACCGCCGTTTCGTGCAGGACGAGCCGCGGCACCCGAACCAGGACGTCGCCCGCCGCAAGGATCTGACAGCGGCCCAGCACCCGGTCGCGACGCTCTTCGGCTGCTCGGACTCGCGTCTGGCCGCCGAGATCATCTTCGACCTCGGCCTCGGCGACCTGTTCGTGGTGCGCAACGCCGGACAGGTGATCGGCGAGTCGATCGTCGCGAGCCTCGAATACGCCGTCGCGGTGCTCGAAGTGCCCCTGATCGTCGTTCTCGCCCACGACTCCTGCGGCGCCGTGCGCGCAGCGATCGAGGGCACCGCGATCGACGCCGCTCCCCTGCCACCGCACATCTGGAAGCTGATCGCCCCGATCGTCCCCGCGGCGCGGAAGGTGCTGGCCGAGAACGGCGGAACCACCGTCGCCGAGATCGACTCGGAGCTCGTCGGCATCGAACACCTGCGCAACACGGTGAGCGACCTGCTGCAGTCGTCCGAGATCATCAGCGACGCCGTCTCCGCGGGCCGCCTGGGCATCGTCGGCGCCAACTACCGTCTGGCCGAGGGCACCGCGGTGCCCGTGATCACGGTCGGAATCGACGCCGACGGCGTCACCACCGAGGGAACTGACCCCGCAACCGAGGAGGGTTCGGAATGA
- a CDS encoding class II fumarate hydratase produces MTEQDYRIEHDTMGEVRVPVNALYGAQTQRAVENFPISGKGLESTQIAALARIKKAAALANKELGTLDGAIADAIAQAADQVASGAHDGEFPVDTYQTGSGTSSNMNMNEVLATLATRILGATVHPNDHVNASQSSNDVFPTSVHIAVTQALIDTLIPALDHLAVALEAKAELWKDAVKSGRTHLMDATPVTLGQEFGGYARQIRLGIERVQSALPRVAEVPLGGTAVGTGINTPLGFPQKVIALLAAETELPITEAKDHFEAQANRDGLVEASGALRTIAVSLTKINNDLRWMGSGPNTGLGELHIPDLQPGSSIMPGKVNPVVPEAVLMVCARVIGNDATVAWAGASGSFELNVAIPVMGTAVLESIRLLSNASRVLADKTIDGLQANVERAAAFAGMSPSIVTPLNKLIGYEAAAKIAKHSVAKGITVRDAVIDLGYVERGDLTLEQLDEKLDLLSMTHPG; encoded by the coding sequence ATGACCGAGCAGGACTACCGCATCGAGCACGACACCATGGGTGAGGTGCGGGTGCCCGTGAACGCGCTGTACGGAGCGCAGACCCAGCGCGCCGTGGAGAACTTCCCGATCTCGGGCAAGGGTCTGGAGTCGACGCAGATCGCTGCCCTGGCCCGCATCAAGAAGGCCGCGGCGCTCGCCAACAAGGAGCTCGGCACCCTCGACGGCGCCATCGCCGACGCCATCGCCCAGGCCGCCGATCAGGTAGCGTCCGGCGCCCATGACGGAGAGTTCCCGGTCGACACGTACCAGACCGGATCCGGCACCTCGTCGAACATGAACATGAACGAGGTGCTGGCCACGCTCGCGACGCGCATCCTCGGCGCGACGGTGCACCCCAACGACCACGTGAACGCCTCGCAGTCGTCCAACGACGTGTTCCCGACCTCGGTGCACATCGCGGTCACCCAGGCTCTCATCGATACTCTCATCCCCGCGCTCGACCACCTTGCCGTCGCCCTCGAGGCAAAGGCAGAGCTATGGAAGGACGCGGTCAAGTCCGGTCGCACGCACCTCATGGACGCGACGCCCGTCACGCTCGGCCAGGAGTTCGGCGGTTACGCCCGCCAGATCCGCCTCGGCATCGAGCGCGTGCAGTCGGCCCTCCCCCGCGTCGCCGAGGTCCCGCTCGGCGGCACCGCAGTCGGCACCGGCATCAACACCCCGCTCGGCTTCCCGCAGAAGGTCATCGCGCTGCTGGCAGCGGAGACCGAGCTGCCGATCACCGAGGCCAAGGACCACTTCGAGGCGCAGGCCAACCGCGACGGTCTCGTCGAGGCCTCCGGCGCCCTGCGCACGATCGCAGTCTCGCTGACCAAGATCAACAACGACCTGCGCTGGATGGGCTCCGGCCCCAACACGGGTCTCGGAGAGCTGCACATCCCCGACCTGCAGCCCGGATCCTCGATCATGCCCGGCAAGGTCAACCCGGTCGTGCCCGAAGCCGTGCTGATGGTGTGCGCGCGCGTGATCGGCAACGACGCGACCGTCGCCTGGGCGGGCGCATCCGGGTCCTTCGAGCTCAACGTCGCCATCCCCGTCATGGGCACGGCCGTGCTCGAGTCGATCCGTCTGCTGTCGAACGCCTCGCGCGTGCTCGCTGACAAGACGATCGACGGCCTGCAGGCCAACGTCGAGCGCGCCGCTGCCTTCGCGGGCATGAGCCCGTCGATCGTGACCCCGCTGAACAAGCTCATCGGCTACGAAGCCGCTGCGAAGATCGCCAAGCACTCGGTCGCCAAGGGCATCACGGTGCGCGATGCCGTGATCGACCTCGGCTACGTGGAGCGCGGCGACCTCACCCTGGAGCAGCTCGACGAGAAGCTCGACCTGCTGTCGATGACGCACCCGGGCTGA
- a CDS encoding DUF559 domain-containing protein, with protein sequence MIDVNVFLERLGGVARGTRLQAFGCSRSRLGAECRAGRIVRVRPGVFASRRAATDVVAAAAHGGALTCASALRIREVWTLEVPTEVHVWMGLGGRRHHPEHCGCVGHFTRGRMEVGIAPIEVALTHAYACYGEEFFFAAYESAWNKRMLTAAARAHVRSALPATARWLVDFARPDAESGLESLVRLRLHLIGVAVRTQVAVDGVGRVDFVIEDRVILEADGRENHDGAAKRHRDLMRDARASDLGFETLRFDYSMIVYSWDVVEAAILAALARARA encoded by the coding sequence ATGATCGACGTCAACGTGTTCCTCGAACGCCTGGGAGGCGTCGCACGCGGAACCCGGCTGCAGGCCTTCGGATGCTCGCGATCGCGGCTGGGCGCGGAGTGCAGAGCGGGTCGTATCGTCCGCGTGCGTCCGGGCGTGTTCGCATCTCGACGCGCAGCGACCGATGTGGTCGCTGCAGCGGCTCACGGGGGCGCCCTCACGTGCGCGAGTGCCTTGAGGATCAGGGAGGTGTGGACGCTGGAGGTTCCGACGGAAGTGCATGTCTGGATGGGGCTCGGCGGGCGGCGACATCACCCGGAGCACTGCGGCTGCGTCGGGCACTTCACCCGCGGTCGCATGGAGGTCGGCATCGCGCCGATCGAGGTCGCGTTGACCCACGCATACGCCTGCTACGGGGAGGAGTTCTTCTTCGCCGCATACGAGTCGGCTTGGAACAAGCGGATGCTGACGGCTGCGGCGCGTGCGCACGTCCGCTCTGCCCTTCCTGCGACGGCGCGCTGGCTCGTCGATTTCGCGCGTCCGGACGCCGAGAGCGGCCTGGAGTCCCTGGTGCGGCTGAGGCTCCATCTCATCGGAGTCGCTGTGCGCACCCAGGTGGCCGTCGACGGGGTCGGGCGGGTCGACTTCGTGATCGAAGATCGTGTCATCCTCGAGGCCGACGGTCGCGAGAACCACGACGGTGCCGCGAAACGGCATCGTGATCTCATGCGAGACGCGCGCGCATCCGACCTCGGCTTCGAGACGCTCCGCTTCGACTATTCGATGATCGTGTACTCGTGGGACGTGGTCGAGGCGGCGATTCTGGCCGCGCTCGCACGGGCTCGTGCGTGA